GGGGGTGCTGGCGGCGATTGCCGAGCTGCTGCCGTTGGGCGCCGACAATCCGTTTCCGGTGATCGTCGGCACCTCGGCCGGGGCGATCAACGCGGTCAGTCTGGCCAGCGGCGCTACGGATTTTCGCGCCGCCATCGAACGCCTGACCCTGTTCTGGCAGGGCTTTCGCAGTCATCGCGTGCTGCGCAGTGACTGGCCGGGCGTGATTCGCCAGGCCAGTCGCTTTGTCAGCCACAGCCTGCTCGGCCTCGGTCGCCAACTGCCGGTGGCGCTGCTCAACAGTTCGCCACTGCGCGACCTGCTCAATGAAAAACTCCATATGCCCGGCATCGCCGAGTCCATCGCGCGCAAGCAATTGCACGCGGTGGCGGTGACCGCGTTTGGCTACGAGTCGGGACAAGCGGTGACGTTCTATCAGGGTGGCGGCAAGATTGATTCGTGGTTGCGCCATCGACGCATCGGTGTGCCGACACAATTGTCGGTGGAGCATCTGCTGGCCAGTTCGGCGATTCCGCTGTTGTTCGCGCCGGTGAAAATCGGCGAGGAATATTTCGGTGACGGCGCGGTGCGGCAATCGGCACCGATCAGCCCGGCGTTGCACCTTGGCGCCAGTCGAGTGCTGGTGGTGGGCGTCAGCGGCAACCCGCGCGGGTTCGATCCGGAGCAGCCACTGGAGCGCACCTACACCGGCCAACAGCCGACGCTGGCGCAGATCGGCGGGCACATGCTCAACAGCACGTTCATTGACAGCCTGGAGGGCGATATCGAGCTGCTTAAGCGTCTCAACCAATTTAGCCAGCTCATGCCAGAAGGTACGCCGACTCGCGAGTTGGGTGTGGCGCCGGTAGAGGTGTTGGTGATTTCGCCGAGTCAGCCAATCGATGAGATCGCGGCGCGACACAGGCAGGAATTGCCGGCGGCGTTGCGTTTGTTTTTGCGTGGACCGGGGGCGACCAAGACCAGTGGGGCAGGGGTGTTGAGTTACCTGCTGTTCGAGGCGGGGTATTGCAGCGAATTGATCGATCTGGGGCGGCGCGATGCGTTGGCCAAGCGTGAGGAGCTTTGCCGTTTTCTGGGGATTGCCGAGGCGGTAGTTCCGGCCTGAGATTTGTGGTGTTGCTATCGCGATCGGGCTCACTCCTACGGGGATTTATGTCGTGCGCGCAAACGGCGTCGACAGTGAACCCCCTGTAGGAGCGAGCCTGCTCGCGATGGCGTCCTTGCGGACGCCGCCGGATCAGAAGTGGTACTTGACCAGGAAGCTCGTGGTGCTCTGATTGGTCTTGAACGCACCGGTGTCGTCGATCCCGTACTTGTCTTTCCAGTAGTCGTACTCAACACCGACATACAACTGCTTCTCGCCGAAACTCAGCGCCTTGCCCAGGTCGTATTTGACCTGTGGGTTGAAGTGCAGGTTGGCGTGGTAATCGCCCTTGGAGTTGGAGTCGTTGTCGGTCACCCAATCCATGAAGCCGTCGATCAGGATGTCCGACTTGCCCACCGGGATGGTGTAGGACCAGACCGGGGTGATCTGCCAGACGTTGTCACCGGCGCGTGCACCTTGGGTGTGGCGCTGGTAGAAGTTCAACTGGAAGTAGTCGAAGCCCGGGATGGCCAGGTCGAAGCCCGGACCGATCAGGTACGACTCGGTGTCGCCTTCGCCGAACTCGTAGGTCATCGCCAGCAGAACGTCTTTGATCGGGCCGAACTCGATCTTCTGGTCGAGCACTTTGCCCAGCGAGATGCGCGGGCTGAACTCACCGTAGTAGGTGTTCGGGCCGTTGCTGAAGTCCTTGCCACCGTTGTAGAAGATCTTGTCGAAGAAGAAGAAGTTATCCCCGTACTTCCACGCATCGGCGTGCTCGAAGGTGACGGTCTGCTGGATGCGCGGGTTGACCTGGAAGTCCTTGCCATAGAGGTAGGTCAGGCTGTTGTTCTGCCATTGCAGCAGGCCTTCGGCCATGGCCTGCCCCCCGGCCAACATCGATCCCGCGAGCATCAGGCTGGTGCACATACGTTTCATTCGGTTGCTCCCAAAGTAGGTGTTCCACATTTATTTTTTTAAGATCGGCGCTCTGGTGTGGCGCCTTTTTTCGTTGCTGCAAAAGTCATCCGATCGGTCAGCTTCGCTATCGATAGCAAGAGCTGGGCCAACGCTTGCAGAAAGCAAAAAAACGCCCGTTCGGCTGCTGAAAAACAGTCGATTGAGCGTGTTTTCGGGATGTCTCGGTACTGGCCGGGGCCGGGATAAGTTGGCTTTTCGGTCAGGAATTAAATCCGGGCTTTTTTTTAGACCGAATTCAAGAGGCCGCGGAGAATACTGACTCCTTGGCCAGCTCTCAAGTGCCCCGCAACAGAGCATCGACGACAGGTATGGGGCACGGTCGCGGGTCATCTTAGAAGTGCACCTTCACCAGCAGGCTGGCGGTGTTCTGATGGGTGTCGAGGTTGCGGCTGTTTTCGACCCCATATTTATTTTTCCAATAGCTGTACTCAGTGCCTACGTACAACTGCTTATGACTCCAGCCAAGGGCTTTGCCGAGGTCATATTTGATCTGCGGATTGATGTGCAGGTTGGCGTGGTAGGTGCCGCGCGAGTTCTCGTCGTTGTCGACCACCCAGTCCAGATAACCATCGATCAGCAGATCGGAATTGCCCACCGGAATGCTGTACGACCAGCCGGGGGTGATTTGCCAGACGCCATCACCGGGACGCGGTCCTTCGGTCTGGCGGCGGAAGATATTGAGGGTGACGTAATTGAAGCCCGGCACTTTCAGATCGAATCCCGGGCCGATCAGATAGGCCTCGCTTTCGCCTTCCCCGTACTCGTAGGTCATCGCCAGCAGCACGTCTTTGATCGGGCCGAACTCGATTTTCTGATCGAAGATCTTGCCGAACGAAAAACGCGGAGTGAATTCGCCGTAGAAGGTGTGCGGCCCTTTGTTGCGGTCTTCCTGGCCGTTGTAGAAGATCTTGTCGACGAACAGGAAGTTGTCACCGTACTTCCACTTGTCAGCATGTTCGAACGTCACCGTCTGCTGAATCGACGGGTTGATCGCGAAATTCTTGCCGTACAGATAGCTCAGGCTGTTGGTCTGCCACAGCAATAAATCGCCGGCCATGGCCTGGGATGCGGCCAGCAGGCCACCGCTCAACAGCAGGTTGGTGTGCGTGCGAATCATCTGTTGCTCCCTCTTGTTTTTATTGTTTGAGGCGCAGAGCTGCTTTCCCCTGTGGGAGCGAGCCTGCTCGCGAAAGCGGTGTATCAGTCAACGAGAGTGTTGAAGCTGATGACGTCTTCGCGAGCAGGCTCGCTCCCACAAGAGGCTATCGGTGTTGCTGTTAATGCGGGTGTGCGTGGCAGTCGTTGATCGCTGCGCGCTCTTTGCCGCCAAGAATGTTGAACAACAGGTTCAGCGTCAGCGCACTGAGCGTGGCCATGGCGATACCGCTGTGGGTGATCGGGCTCATCCACATCGGCAGGTGGGCGAAGAATTCCGGACGCACCACCGGGATCAGGCCCATGCCGATGCTCACTGCCACCAGCAACTGATTGCGGCGGTCACCGATGTCGGCTTCTTGCAGGATTTTGATCCCGGTTGCGGCGACCATGCCGAACATCGCGATCGCCGCACCGCCCAAGACTGCCGGTGGGATCGAGGCCACCAGGAACGCCGCTTTCGGCAGCAGGCTGAGCATGATGAGCAAGCCGCCGGCGACGATGGTCACCGAGCGGCAGCGCACGCCGGTCATCTGCACCAGGCCGATGTTCTGGGCGAAAGAAGAGTGGGTGAAGGTGTTGAAGAACCCGGCAACGAACGAGGCGCCGGCATCGCACAGCAAGCCGCGACGCAGCATGCGCGGGCAGACTTCCTGGCCGGTGATCTTGCCCAGCGCCAAGAACATCCCGGTGGACTCGACGAAGATGATCACCACCACCAGGCACATCGACAGGATTGGTGCGAGTTCGAATTTCGGCATGCCGAAGTGCAGCGGGGTGACGAATTGAATCCATGGCGCGTTAGCCATGCCGCTGAGGTCGACCATACCGATGGCGCCGCACAGCAGGTAGCCGAAGCACATGCCGATCAACACGGAAATGTTGACCCAGAACCCACGCATGAAGCGGTGGATCAGCAAGATGGTGCCCAGCACCAGGGCGGCGATGGCCAGATAAATCGGCGAGCCGAATTGCGCAGCGGCGGCACCGCCACCGGCCCAATTCACGGCCACGGGGAACAGCGACAATCCGATCGAGGTGATGACCGTGCCGGTCACCAGAGGCGGGAAGAAGCGTACGACCTTGGACATGAACGGCGCGATGATCATGCCGAAGAAACCGGCGGCGATCGTGGCGCCGAAGATCCCTTGCAGACCGATACCGGGCATCCCGGCCATGGCGACCATGCTGCCCACGGCGGCAAAACTGGCGCCCATCATCACCGGCATGCGAATGCCCATCGGGCCGATGCCCATGGACTGCACGATGGTGGCGATACCGGCGACCAGCAGGTCGGCGTTGATCAGGAAGGCAATTTCTTCACGACTCAGGCCAGCGGCCTGTCCAATGATCAGCGGCACCGCGATGGCGCCACCGTACATCAGCAGAACGTGTTGCAAACCGACCAGGATCAGTTGCAAAAGGGGCAATCGCTGAATGGCGGGTGCGTCGGGGATGCGCGCTTTGGACAGCTCGGACATGCAACACCTCGGATCTTTTTTATTCTTGTGATTAACAGCTGCCGGGTTGCTCACAGCTGTTTCTTTGCATCAGATAAAACGCGTTGGGGCCAATCGCTGGCAAGCCAGCTCCCACAGGATTCAGGTAATCCCTGTGGAAGCTGGCTTGCCAGCGAAGCTTTTACTGCTTAGTTGGTCTGGGCTCCCTGGGCGATCCATGCACCGATCAGGTCACGTTCCTGCTGGGTCATCTGCGTGATGTTGCCCAGTGGCATGATCTGCGTAGTGATGGCTTGCGCCTGGATCCGCGCCGCGTTCTGGCGGATCTGCTCAGGGGTGTCGAGCATCACCCCGGCCGGGGCGGCGCTGAACAGCGGGCTGGTCGGTTTCGCCGAGTGGCAAACCGTGCAACGCTCTTGAATCACGTTGTGCACTTTGTCGAAGCCAGGCCCTGCGTTGGAGGCTTGCGCCGGCGCTGCTGCAGGTTCGGCAGGGGCTGCCGGTGCCGCTTCAGCTGGTTTCGCGCCACCACCCAGTGCCGTTTCCGGCAGCGGCTGGTACTCGATTTTCGCTGGTGCCTTGGCCACTTCCGGAGCTGTCGACATCGGCGTTGGGCCGGTGACGTAAGCCAGGCTGATCATCCCGACGGCTGCGACAGGCAGCGTCCAGGCAAACTTGTGGCTGTCATGACGGGTATTGAAGTAGTGACGCACCAACACTGCAAACACTGCGATCCCGGCCAGGATCAACCAGTTGTACTGGCTGCCGTAAGTGCTCGGGAAGTGGTTGCTGATCATGATGAACAGCACCGGCAGGGTGAAGTAGTTGTTGTGACGCGATCGCAGTAGGCCTTTGGCTGGCAGCGCCGGATCGGGCGTGCGGTTTTCGGCAATCGCGGCGACCAGTGCGCGCTGCGCCGGCATGATGATGCGGAACACGTTGCCGACCATGATGGTGCCGATGATCGCGCCGACGTGCAGGTACGCACCACGACCGCTGAACACCTTGCTGAAGCCATACGCCGCGGCAATGATCAGCACGAACAGGATGAAACCGAGCAGGGCAGGGCGTTTGCCCAGAGCGGAGTCGCACAGGAAGGAGTAGATGAACCAGCCGAGGAACAGCGAGCCGATACCGATGGCCACGCCTTCAGGGCCGCTCAGCGTGCTGCCCGGAGCCAGCAGGTAAAGCGTCGGATTGTAGTAGAACACCACGCACAGCAGCGCGATCCCCGACATCCAGGTGAAGTAGGCTTCCCATTTGAACCAGTGCAGGTTCTCCGGCATTGCCGGCGGGGCCAGTTTGTATTTTTCCAGGTGGTAGATACCGCCGCCATGAATCGCCCAAAGATCACCGGCCAGACCGGTTTTCGGGTTGACGCGGTTGAGGTTGTTCTCCAGCCAGACGAAGTAGAACGACGCGCCGATCCAGGCCACGCCAGTGATCATGTGAACCCAGCGCACGCTCAGGTTCAGCCATTCCAACAGATGTGCTTCCACAGTCTTTACCTCTCGCCTGTCACCCTTGTTGTCGGGTGATCAGACCTTCTCTTATTGGTGGGGGGCGAGGATCAAACGTTCATCCTCTTTGAAAAAATGCTCATCGCAGTTATTGCCTGTGCCACTGCGATCAACCACCAGGAAGTCATCCCGCTTTTCGATCGTCAGCACCGGGTGGTGCCAGACGCCGCGATGGTAATTGATGCCCTGCCTGCCGTTGGTGACGAAGGCGCGGACCAAGCCTGATACAGGTTCATCGCCAAGTGGCGCGACCACGATCAGAAAGGGGTTGCCGAGCAGCGGAATGAAAGCCTGGCTGCCCAGCGGATGGCGTTCCAGCATGCAAACGGTCAGCGGCATGTCCTGCGCGTCGGCGCGGAAGATGCTGATGATCGCGTTGTCCTCAGGCTGGGCGGTTTCGACCGTCGCCAGTTTGTGGAAGCGCATGGTCGAACCGTTGTTGATCATGAAGTGATCGCTGCCGTCGGTTTCGATCACGTCACCGAAGGGGGCGAAAGCTTCTTTGGTCAGCGGTTCAATCGTCAGTGTGCGCATGCTGTTCTTCTTATCCGAATTCGTTATCGATTCACTGTATTTCCCAGTAGGAGCTGGCGAAGCCTGCGATCTTTTGACTTTGTTTTTAAGATCAAAAGATCGCAGCCTGCGGCAGCTCCTACAGGCTCAGCATTACTTCGCGACCTTGCCCAGTACGCGCAGGCGACTCACACCACCATCCGGGAACACGTTCAGGCGGATGTGGGTAATCGGGCCCAACGCCTTGATCTGCTCGGCGAAGGTGTGTTCGGCGTGCATTTCCAGTTTCTGTGCCGGCAACAGTTCACGCCAGAACAGCGACTGGGTTTCGATCTGGCTGTCGGTGCCGCCTTTCACGAAGGCACCCTGGATCGAGCAAGTGTCCGGGTAGTTGCCCTTGAAGTGCAGGGTGTCGACGATGATTTTTTCGATCTCGCCCGGGTGACCCAGCGCGACGATCACCCAGTCATTGCCCGGGGTACGACGACGTGCAGTTTCCCAGCCGTCGCCCATGTTGATGCCACGGCCCGGGTTGAGGATGTTGCTCATGCGGCCGAAGTGTTCGTCGGAGCAGGCCAGCGCACGGCCACCGTTCAGAGCAGCCGCCAGGTCAACCTGTTCGTTGTCGCCAACAGCCGACCAGTCGCGGAACGGAATGCCGTACACGCGCAGACGAGCAACACCGCCGTCCGGGTAGATGTTGAAGCGCAGGTGGCTGAAGGCTTTGTCGTTGCTGATTTCGTGGTAGTGATGGCTGTTGCCTTGCAGCTCGACAGCCGACAGCACTTCAGTCCACTGGGTGTTTTCGTCAGGCTCGCCCGAGGCCAGGAAGCACGCTTCCAGCGAGGCCGATGGCGGGAAGTTGCCGGTGAAGAATGAAGTATCGATGTCCACGCCTTTGATCGAGCCCGGTACGCCCAGGCGAATCACCGCGCTGTCGAAGCCTTCGAAGCGCTTGCGGCGCGACTCCCAGCCGTCCATCCACTTGCCGTTGTCATCGAACACGCCCTCCTTCCACACGGCCGGGGTCGGTTGGAACAGACGATTGGCGTCTGCGAACCAGTCATCGGTGACCGAGATGATTTTGGTGCCCAGACGGGCATCGGCCAGGTTGACGAATTTTTCGAAAGGTACGGCGTAAGCTTTCATTCTTCTTGTCTGCCTTTAAATAAGTGGCTGGGGATGCTTGCAAGACCCTGGGTGCTCTCCGCGTCTGATGCACTCGGGTCAGGCTTCGCTAAAGAGTCAGTAAACGGAACAGGGCGATCTTGTTGATCTCCGCCAGCGCGCATTTGAATTCGGTGTCGACCGAGTTGTGAATGCGCGTTTCGAACGCCGCGAGGATCTGATGCCGGTTGCTGCCTTTTACCGCCATGATGAAGGGAAACTCGAACTTGGCTTTGTAGGCGTCGTTCAGCTCGGTGAAGCGCTGGAACTCTTCGGCCGTGCA
The sequence above is drawn from the Pseudomonas sp. FP2196 genome and encodes:
- a CDS encoding patatin-like phospholipase family protein, coding for MSPAKPVTGLILSGGGARAAYQVGVLAAIAELLPLGADNPFPVIVGTSAGAINAVSLASGATDFRAAIERLTLFWQGFRSHRVLRSDWPGVIRQASRFVSHSLLGLGRQLPVALLNSSPLRDLLNEKLHMPGIAESIARKQLHAVAVTAFGYESGQAVTFYQGGGKIDSWLRHRRIGVPTQLSVEHLLASSAIPLLFAPVKIGEEYFGDGAVRQSAPISPALHLGASRVLVVGVSGNPRGFDPEQPLERTYTGQQPTLAQIGGHMLNSTFIDSLEGDIELLKRLNQFSQLMPEGTPTRELGVAPVEVLVISPSQPIDEIAARHRQELPAALRLFLRGPGATKTSGAGVLSYLLFEAGYCSELIDLGRRDALAKREELCRFLGIAEAVVPA
- a CDS encoding outer membrane protein OmpK; the encoded protein is MKRMCTSLMLAGSMLAGGQAMAEGLLQWQNNSLTYLYGKDFQVNPRIQQTVTFEHADAWKYGDNFFFFDKIFYNGGKDFSNGPNTYYGEFSPRISLGKVLDQKIEFGPIKDVLLAMTYEFGEGDTESYLIGPGFDLAIPGFDYFQLNFYQRHTQGARAGDNVWQITPVWSYTIPVGKSDILIDGFMDWVTDNDSNSKGDYHANLHFNPQVKYDLGKALSFGEKQLYVGVEYDYWKDKYGIDDTGAFKTNQSTTSFLVKYHF
- a CDS encoding outer membrane protein OmpK produces the protein MIRTHTNLLLSGGLLAASQAMAGDLLLWQTNSLSYLYGKNFAINPSIQQTVTFEHADKWKYGDNFLFVDKIFYNGQEDRNKGPHTFYGEFTPRFSFGKIFDQKIEFGPIKDVLLAMTYEYGEGESEAYLIGPGFDLKVPGFNYVTLNIFRRQTEGPRPGDGVWQITPGWSYSIPVGNSDLLIDGYLDWVVDNDENSRGTYHANLHINPQIKYDLGKALGWSHKQLYVGTEYSYWKNKYGVENSRNLDTHQNTASLLVKVHF
- a CDS encoding nucleobase:cation symporter-2 family protein, which codes for MSELSKARIPDAPAIQRLPLLQLILVGLQHVLLMYGGAIAVPLIIGQAAGLSREEIAFLINADLLVAGIATIVQSMGIGPMGIRMPVMMGASFAAVGSMVAMAGMPGIGLQGIFGATIAAGFFGMIIAPFMSKVVRFFPPLVTGTVITSIGLSLFPVAVNWAGGGAAAAQFGSPIYLAIAALVLGTILLIHRFMRGFWVNISVLIGMCFGYLLCGAIGMVDLSGMANAPWIQFVTPLHFGMPKFELAPILSMCLVVVIIFVESTGMFLALGKITGQEVCPRMLRRGLLCDAGASFVAGFFNTFTHSSFAQNIGLVQMTGVRCRSVTIVAGGLLIMLSLLPKAAFLVASIPPAVLGGAAIAMFGMVAATGIKILQEADIGDRRNQLLVAVSIGMGLIPVVRPEFFAHLPMWMSPITHSGIAMATLSALTLNLLFNILGGKERAAINDCHAHPH
- a CDS encoding urate hydroxylase PuuD, which codes for MEAHLLEWLNLSVRWVHMITGVAWIGASFYFVWLENNLNRVNPKTGLAGDLWAIHGGGIYHLEKYKLAPPAMPENLHWFKWEAYFTWMSGIALLCVVFYYNPTLYLLAPGSTLSGPEGVAIGIGSLFLGWFIYSFLCDSALGKRPALLGFILFVLIIAAAYGFSKVFSGRGAYLHVGAIIGTIMVGNVFRIIMPAQRALVAAIAENRTPDPALPAKGLLRSRHNNYFTLPVLFIMISNHFPSTYGSQYNWLILAGIAVFAVLVRHYFNTRHDSHKFAWTLPVAAVGMISLAYVTGPTPMSTAPEVAKAPAKIEYQPLPETALGGGAKPAEAAPAAPAEPAAAPAQASNAGPGFDKVHNVIQERCTVCHSAKPTSPLFSAAPAGVMLDTPEQIRQNAARIQAQAITTQIMPLGNITQMTQQERDLIGAWIAQGAQTN
- a CDS encoding ureidoglycolate lyase, whose translation is MRTLTIEPLTKEAFAPFGDVIETDGSDHFMINNGSTMRFHKLATVETAQPEDNAIISIFRADAQDMPLTVCMLERHPLGSQAFIPLLGNPFLIVVAPLGDEPVSGLVRAFVTNGRQGINYHRGVWHHPVLTIEKRDDFLVVDRSGTGNNCDEHFFKEDERLILAPHQ
- the alc gene encoding allantoicase, which translates into the protein MKAYAVPFEKFVNLADARLGTKIISVTDDWFADANRLFQPTPAVWKEGVFDDNGKWMDGWESRRKRFEGFDSAVIRLGVPGSIKGVDIDTSFFTGNFPPSASLEACFLASGEPDENTQWTEVLSAVELQGNSHHYHEISNDKAFSHLRFNIYPDGGVARLRVYGIPFRDWSAVGDNEQVDLAAALNGGRALACSDEHFGRMSNILNPGRGINMGDGWETARRRTPGNDWVIVALGHPGEIEKIIVDTLHFKGNYPDTCSIQGAFVKGGTDSQIETQSLFWRELLPAQKLEMHAEHTFAEQIKALGPITHIRLNVFPDGGVSRLRVLGKVAK